The sequence GCCGGTGCTGAGTTACCGTCATGCCTTTCACGCAGGCAACCACGCAGACGTGCTCAAGCACGTGGTGTTGGTGCAGATCCTGCGTCATCTCGCGCGCAAGGATACGCCCTTCTGGGTAATCGACACCCACGCCGGCGCGGGCCTCTACGCCCTGAACAGTGAACCTGCCGTGCGTCTGGCGGAATACCGAGAGGGCATTGGGCGTCTTTGGCAAATGCAGAAGCGACCGGCCGCCGTGGCGGAATACGTGGCAGAAGTGCGGGCGGCGAATCCGGATGGCCGCCTCAGGGTCTATCCCGGCTCGCCCTGGCTCGCTTGGCGGGCCCTGCGCGCCAAGGACCGGCTGCGGCTATTCGAGCTGCACGGCACGGACAGCGCCCTGCTCGTGTCGCACTTGCGGGAAGCTGGCCGTCAGGTAAGCATCACCGCCAGTGACGGCTTCAGTGGCATGCAGGCACTGCTAC comes from Thiobacter sp. AK1 and encodes:
- a CDS encoding 23S rRNA (adenine(2030)-N(6))-methyltransferase RlmJ, giving the protein MLSYRHAFHAGNHADVLKHVVLVQILRHLARKDTPFWVIDTHAGAGLYALNSEPAVRLAEYREGIGRLWQMQKRPAAVAEYVAEVRAANPDGRLRVYPGSPWLAWRALRAKDRLRLFELHGTDSALLVSHLREAGRQVSITASDGFSGMQALLPPPPRRGLVLIDPAYERREEYGRVVQTLREGLKRFATGIYAIWYPRLARVESQRLPQRLKAAAGGRPWLHASLTVCAPREDGFGLSGSGMFVVNPPWTLRAPLAEALPWLAKVLGQDATATYGLEETSS